Proteins encoded in a region of the Phocoena phocoena chromosome X, mPhoPho1.1, whole genome shotgun sequence genome:
- the EIF1AX gene encoding eukaryotic translation initiation factor 1A, X-chromosomal, with translation MPKNKGKGGKNRRRGKNENESEKRELVFKEDGQEYAQVIKMLGNGRLEAMCFDGVKRLCHIRGKLRKKVWINTSDIILVGLRDYQDNKADVILKYNADEARSLKAYGELPEHAKINETDTFGPGDDDEIQFDDIGDDDEDIDDI, from the exons ATGCCTAAGAATAAAG GTAAAGGAGGTAAAAATAGACGCAGAGGTAAGAATGAGAATGAATCTGAAAAGAGAGAGCTGGTGTTCAAAGAAGATGGGCAAG AGTATGCTCAAGTAATCAAAATGTTGGGAAATGGACGATTAGAAGCGATGTGTTTTGATGGTGTAAAGAGGTTATGTCACATCAGagggaaactgagaaaaaag GTCTGGATAAATACCTCAGACATTATATTGGTTGGTCTACGGGATTAccag GATAATAAAgctgatgtaattttaaaatacaatgcagatgaggctagaagtctgaaggCATATGGCGAACTTCCAGAACATG ctaaaatcaatgaaactgataCATTTGGTCCTGGAGATGATGATGAAATCCAGTTTGATGACATTGGAGATGATGATGAAGACATTGATGAT ATCTAA